The genomic DNA aaaatatttgtctagATTCCACTTCTTGTACATAGATTCCAGAGACAAACATTTTGCCTTTCATCTTACGCTTATACCAAAACTACCTGACGCAGcgttcacccacgtggttcccgttcccgtagggatatggggatagtatatagcccatagccttcctcgctatctaatactgaaggaatttttcaaatcggaccagtagttcctgagattagcgcgttcaatcaaacaaacaaactctccagctttataatattatattagtatagattcatcaaaatcaaattaGCAGTGCGTTTAGTCAAAATAGTTCGGTAAAAATAAGCGCAGCTGAAAGTAAtcgaaaaattcaatttattttcattataacacaattcattattatatttttaattcttttcacTTTAAAATTGACtttgtttaacaaaaaaagcATACATTTTCGATTTTAGATCATTTTTACAATACTAATCATTGCAAGAAATTGACAAATCAATTTCTTTTTGATTTGTATTTGTAGTATTGATTCTCTTGATTTTGTTCCTCGCAAATTTCCTCACAAACTTCTTCTACGTCAGGGTAGGAAGTCAGGTAGTAATTGCCGGCTTCAGGATCACAGAGGTTGTTCTCTGCCACGAAATTTGCGACCGGGAAGTTGATCCGTTTTTCTTCGTAgctgtaaaaacaaaatatattaaaaaaaaaatatattgcgtcACCGCAATGCGTTGCACCGACTTCAAACTGAtaagtaggtagaaaatattatcatGTAATTATTCGacttttagtttcgtgggtacgtttatgtttataaagtCAGTCGTATTTtttgaaacatttattttagtgtcaaacaataagtgtaaaaacccgactgcctaagcGTTATGAATTGAAAAGAGAataacaagtatcacaatattgatatactcgtaaagttctgactaaattctatATGTTAccgcatgcggtgacaaacattggtaCCTATTTCATTCTTTACCCGTAACAAAGTCTTATTTGACCACAAAGAATTTATAGGTatgttttttacccgactgagtcagaaggagggtaatgtttttcgagcgtatgtatgtgtgtatgcgtgtatgtgtgtgtgtaagccgtgatagcccagtggatatgacctctgtctccgattcaggaagggtgtgggttcgaatccgttgcggcgcatgcacctccaacttttcagttgtgtgcattttaagaaattaaatatcaggtgtctcaaacggtgaaggaaaaacatcgtgaggaaacctgcataccagagaattttctcaattttctgtgtgtgtgaagtctgccaatccgcattgggccagcgtggtggactattggcctaatccactcattctgagaggagactcgagctcagcagtgagccgaatacgggttgataatgatgatgatgatgtgtgtatgtatgtccatttccttatcacgccctacagcccaaacggctggacgaattttgacatatgaggtgtcattgaaTTTTTTAGAATTGTGGTAGTGTATACAAATACTTACTTACgggcaaagaatgaaatacctaccaatgtttgtcaccgcataCGGCAACATAAAGCGCGGCGAATTAGTAACATATCTGAATTATAAAATCGTCGGCcacaacaattacaatttctcaGCACCAAGGAGGTTTCAACTTGATACCTCCTTGCATTCCTGAGAAAATGGTCTCAACAGACAGATGATTGAACAATGTTATCTTATGGCTTtgtttttttgaagtacaaaatCTCTACTCTCTTTAaatatatcaaatcaaatcaaaaatcatttattttaagtaggctcagtttacaagcacttttgacacgtcagttgactatttacatttatacattataactcaacagttgctctttttaaaaaatcatacagtattataatttacaattgatgataacattacaatttcttatagttttactttttgtgtgaaggtggaagctgatccaatggcctccaagcgcttttatatagaaggaactcatcaatggtgtagtaacctcgactaagtaaatgtttttaacacattgcttaaagctatgcattggcaggtccatcacaaaaatataaactagGAACTTACTTCAGGCATGAGGCATCTATCCATTCCTTTTGCTCAAGGACATAGATAAAGTAAGCGTGCTCGCCGGACCCAGGTCGTGGACTGTGGGATATGGTCTTCGCTAATACATCACCAGATTCTGGGTCGCATAAGTCTTTCACATTGACCTTTAATCCCAGTAGCAAGGTCCTTATACATTCTGGGTTTTCTTCAGGATCAGCGTTATCGTAGTTAGCATCTGTAAATTATTAGTAGTTATTAGCCAGGCTAGCCAAAATATAATGACTCTACAAcgttactttgcaattgcagtaattttataaacgcgaaagtttgtatggatgtttggatgtttgttactctttaacgccgctactactgaagcgatttgactaaaatttggaatggaaatggattttactctggattaacacataggctactttttatcccgaaaaaatccatgttttcccgagatttgcgaaaactgatgattttaatcatatgaatgtttgttactctttcacgcctcgactacttaaccgaattggctgaaatttggtattgaggtatattatagcatggattaacacacaggctactttttatcccggaaaaatccatggttcccgagggatttgtgaaaaactaaattccacgcagacgaagtcgctggcatccgctagtcttAGATAAAAGTATCGGAAATacagattttgacggcctccgtggcgcagtggtatgcgcggtggatttacttgacggaggtcctgggttcgatccccggctggaccgattgaggttttcttaataggtccgggtctggctggtgtgaggctttggccgtggctagtactgacaaagacgtaccgccaagcgatttagcgttccggtactatgtcgggtagaaacctaaaagggtgtggattttcatcctcctcctaacaagttagcccgattccatcttagattgcatcatcacttaccaggtgagattgtagtaaagagctaacttgtaaagattaaaaaaaaaatgctattatGAACAGAGTATCTAATTTTAGAATATTGTACTCTAAGAAATTAGATAGATAAGTATCTAATTTCTTAGAGTACAATACTCTAAAATTAGATACtctgttcattttatttttatttaattaatttaattaatttaattaatttaatttattttattttattttattttagagtaTTGTACTCTAAGAAATTAGATAGATAAGTATCTAATTTCTTAGAGTACAATACTCTAAAATTAGATACTCTGTAGGGGcggcaaaaaaaaatttatttttgcggcTAATGTGTAAATTCAGCACTTACCGCCATACATAAATGTCATGTAACGCTCGGACTCCTCTTCGCAACCGCCTATCTCCGGGTCTACTGCTAAATCTGGACGTATGTAATTTCCCATGTTCATTTCAATTTCGCCGTCGTTGAATGTAAcctgtaaattaatatattttttataatctatacaagttagctcttgactacagtctcacctgatggtaagtgatgctgcaatctaagatggaagccggctaacttgtaaggagtaggatagTACAccatatcgtaccggaacgctaaatcgcttgacggtacggtgcgtaaaaattacatttaaaatagaTTTGGCTCTACATAAATTAacatttagaattttatttttagagttcagTATTAGTATGAGATCTGGCTTTAGAAATTTAAACCTAAATCAGTTATTTATATCGAATAAGAAttaaatgatagaaaaaattCACATTGAGACATTGccaataggttgcctagtaaatTTGCGCCCGGTGggaattaaatgattattttttttatttcatttaattaatctaATTCCCTCTTTGCTTAATGAATACAAATCATACactagttaaaagaatatattcaattgaattgaaaacgtaaaggtttTATGCTTTTAcattgcaactgtggggttgccaaatataaacagtaaatgacggccgcgtggcgcagtgggtagtgaccctgcattctgcatccacggccgtgggttcgattcccacaactggaaaatatttgtgtgatgcgCATgggttttccagtgtctgtgtgtatttgtacattatataagtatttatatgtagtatatagatatatatggGTATTGagatatcaactatcttagtacccataacacaagttactctgtatgcttactttggggctagatagtgatgtgtattgtttaagtatatttatttattattaatgttatatttaaatatcctcatcagttatttactcgtctaaaatgaaagcttattttatgcttaatttaactgtattaagttgcctttgaaCTAGTTCACGGTTTCCTAATATTACTATACTACAGCCggtcttgatgaatactgtttaccaacaaacaaattcaaaatgagggtataaatcactagtcatttcacacctaataataattataattaacttgtttttaaataaatgaaaataaatttgattaataagcttagagacatatggttaaaatattttatataacattttataaacaaacaatacataatttaaaataaataagttatgaaatgacatgctttttctaccttaatttttaatttcttttttggtAAACAGAACTCATCAAGAAATGCTGTAGTtataggcaacctatttgcaatgtgattattatctatatttctaGTACCATATCTTGCCccatatcatatttttataaaatttcaaaaactccTTACTTTGATCTAGCAGCCTATAATCCGAGAATGGAGGCGAAAGGAGGCGGCGGCAAAGGCCACTGATTATGAAATATTGTAAACCACTTGACGTGCaatgatgaaatttgacagggaggtagtttgtaGTTAGTAGACGCTAAGATCAGATTTTGCGAGGCTCCAGACTAAGGAGGTCTAAGTGCAGACGAAGCTGCGTGTGTctgttagtattttatttacgagtacttACTTGAAGCATGGTTGTTGGTGCCGATATGTTGAGAAGTTCTACGAAACCAGCCTCTATGAAGCTATCAGCTATGCTCGGCTTCT from Bicyclus anynana chromosome 20, ilBicAnyn1.1, whole genome shotgun sequence includes the following:
- the LOC112047041 gene encoding uncharacterized protein LOC112047041; its protein translation is MKLVIACVAVLFLASALAKPGKKKKPSIADSFIEAGFVELLNISAPTTMLQVTFNDGEIEMNMGNYIRPDLAVDPEIGGCEEESERYMTFMYGDANYDNADPEENPECIRTLLLGLKVNVKDLCDPESGDVLAKTISHSPRPGSGEHAYFIYVLEQKEWIDASCLNYEEKRINFPVANFVAENNLCDPEAGNYYLTSYPDVEEVCEEICEEQNQENQYYKYKSKRN